In Alphaproteobacteria bacterium US3C007, one genomic interval encodes:
- a CDS encoding sugar phosphate isomerase/epimerase: MQGFGVHTSMWTMQWDREGAERAVKAAVNYNMDFLEIALLDAPSVDAEHTRQLLENHEMNAVCSLGLPEAVWPSRNPEGAIDYLKVVLDTAKAMGTMAVSGVVYGGIGERSGQPPTESELSNVAGALEASAKYAKSLGLQFGIEPVNRYETHLLNTGWQAREMIERIGSDNIFIHLDTYHMNIEEKGVANGILDAREHLKYIHLSESDRGTPGEGCCNWDEVFGALAAIEFKGGLAMESFINMPPEIANGLSVWRPVAPSFEEVMDRGLPFLRNKAAQYRLI, from the coding sequence ATGCAAGGATTTGGTGTTCATACCAGCATGTGGACCATGCAGTGGGACCGCGAAGGGGCAGAGCGCGCGGTAAAGGCTGCGGTCAATTATAACATGGATTTTCTGGAGATCGCACTTCTTGATGCACCGTCGGTTGATGCCGAACACACGCGTCAACTGTTGGAAAACCACGAGATGAACGCCGTTTGTTCATTGGGCCTTCCAGAAGCTGTTTGGCCGTCAAGAAACCCAGAGGGAGCAATAGATTATTTGAAGGTTGTACTCGATACCGCTAAGGCGATGGGCACCATGGCGGTTTCTGGTGTCGTGTATGGGGGTATCGGCGAGCGTTCAGGCCAACCACCCACTGAAAGTGAGCTGTCAAACGTTGCCGGAGCGCTTGAAGCTTCTGCAAAGTATGCGAAGTCGCTTGGATTGCAATTCGGGATCGAACCGGTCAATCGCTACGAGACACATTTGCTCAACACTGGCTGGCAAGCACGTGAAATGATCGAACGCATCGGGTCGGACAACATTTTCATCCACCTCGACACATATCATATGAACATCGAGGAAAAGGGCGTGGCGAACGGAATTCTGGATGCGCGAGAACACCTTAAATACATCCATCTGTCGGAAAGTGATCGCGGAACGCCTGGTGAAGGCTGCTGTAATTGGGACGAGGTGTTTGGCGCGCTTGCCGCTATCGAATTTAAGGGCGGCTTGGCTATGGAGAGCTTCATTAACATGCCCCCAGAAATTGCGAATGGTTTGTCCGTTTGGCGTCCGGTCGCACCAAGTTTTGAGGAGGTTATGGATAGAGGACTGCCCTTTTTGCGAAACAAAGCTGCTCAATACCGACTGATCTAA
- a CDS encoding DUF2933 domain-containing protein, with product MANEDQQQTAGSSKLMHYGMMVCCAVMLLPVAAFLLAGGTIAGMWNNLGLFAPIALCIGAHVLMFKMMGKSCHSSKEEQDQEPVADASFEDARASVPEVARQS from the coding sequence ATGGCAAACGAAGATCAGCAGCAAACAGCGGGTTCGTCAAAACTGATGCATTACGGCATGATGGTATGCTGCGCTGTCATGTTGCTTCCTGTCGCTGCATTCTTGCTTGCGGGTGGGACGATTGCCGGGATGTGGAACAATCTCGGGCTTTTTGCGCCAATCGCACTTTGCATTGGCGCACACGTCTTAATGTTCAAAATGATGGGCAAATCATGCCACAGCTCGAAAGAGGAACAGGACCAAGAACCCGTTGCAGATGCTAGCTTCGAAGACGCTCGTGCATCGGTTCCGGAAGTTGCCCGCCAATCGTAG
- a CDS encoding L,D-transpeptidase: MPTPSACKAKPKEKNIYQLNRRHFLTSTAALFAAPLPTLAQEQDVVEAKKTPISDRSMWARWDARVTPSNYDPATSNPWGLHSRFLPQRVAANPGLVPGDIHVDAIARYLYHIQSDGTAMRYGVAIARGDLYEPGIYNIKRKARWPIWTPTASMIEREPDVYGPFADGMDGGPTNPLGSRALYLYEGNRDTYLRIHGTPQPRSIGSRASSGCVRMVMAHIIDLHAEVRTGSTAFLYPPENAVTAPSEFDLT; this comes from the coding sequence ATGCCTACCCCGAGTGCTTGTAAGGCAAAGCCAAAAGAGAAGAACATATATCAGTTGAATAGGCGCCATTTTCTGACTTCTACTGCCGCCTTGTTTGCAGCACCGTTGCCGACACTTGCGCAGGAACAGGATGTTGTCGAGGCAAAGAAAACACCCATATCCGACAGATCCATGTGGGCGAGATGGGATGCGCGGGTAACTCCGTCAAACTATGACCCCGCAACGTCAAACCCTTGGGGCTTGCATTCCCGTTTCTTGCCGCAGCGAGTTGCGGCGAATCCTGGCCTCGTGCCCGGGGACATTCATGTAGATGCCATCGCAAGATATCTCTACCACATTCAGAGTGATGGTACGGCCATGCGTTACGGCGTGGCGATCGCACGGGGTGATTTGTATGAGCCGGGCATCTACAACATCAAACGCAAGGCGCGTTGGCCGATATGGACCCCAACTGCATCAATGATTGAACGCGAACCAGACGTTTACGGGCCCTTTGCTGATGGAATGGATGGCGGACCGACGAACCCTTTGGGATCGCGCGCGCTTTATCTTTACGAGGGGAACCGGGACACTTACCTGCGCATCCACGGAACACCTCAACCAAGATCAATCGGTAGCCGGGCGAGCTCTGGATGCGTGCGCATGGTGATGGCACATATCATTGACTTGCATGCCGAGGTCAGAACCGGTTCGACAGCATTCCTCTATCCTCCGGAGAATGCTGTGACTGCGCCAAGCGAATTTGATCTGACCTAA
- a CDS encoding helix-turn-helix domain-containing protein — MFSIGELSKRTKVKVPTIRYYEEMRLLAEAERTSGNQRRYDKAGLERLSFIRHARDLGFSIEAISSLIELQDHPDRSCEAATDIAVAQLADVRAKIKRLKLLEKELARISKGCDGQGVSEDCYVLASLADHELCHRKH; from the coding sequence ATGTTTTCTATCGGCGAACTTTCAAAGCGCACAAAGGTCAAAGTTCCAACGATCCGCTACTATGAGGAAATGCGGCTTCTTGCAGAAGCCGAGCGCACGAGCGGTAACCAACGACGCTACGACAAAGCAGGTTTGGAACGGCTGAGTTTCATCCGCCACGCCCGTGATCTGGGCTTTTCGATTGAAGCTATCTCTTCGCTGATCGAACTACAGGATCACCCAGACCGATCCTGCGAGGCAGCAACCGACATAGCCGTCGCTCAGCTCGCAGACGTACGTGCCAAAATCAAACGGCTGAAATTGCTGGAAAAGGAACTCGCGCGGATTTCCAAGGGCTGCGATGGGCAGGGTGTATCGGAAGACTGCTACGTTCTTGCATCTTTGGCTGATCACGAGCTCTGTCACAGAAAACATTGA
- a CDS encoding transglutaminase family protein yields the protein MTDQYLSQTPLLDFEAPPIQRLIADRGWLSLSQTDRIGAAYDFVRNEILFGYNSDDALPASKVLADGYGQRNTKGTLLMALLRALYVQCRFHGFTIDKRLQRGVVPELVYPLAPRNIIHSWVEIFHDGQWLNLEGFILDAPVLAALQGAFPERQSLCAYGAGTDCLQDPNVEWREASTYIQKTGINHDFGKFDDPDAFYENHRQLSGVKGVLYRLIVRHWMNHRVKKMRIGHVPTIPGGEANLVPVQSNFQTREAI from the coding sequence ATGACTGACCAATACCTGTCCCAGACACCCCTTCTGGACTTTGAAGCACCCCCCATTCAGCGGCTAATTGCTGACCGCGGCTGGCTGTCCCTTTCACAAACCGACCGGATTGGCGCTGCGTATGACTTTGTCCGCAACGAAATTCTGTTCGGCTACAATTCTGATGATGCGTTGCCAGCCTCCAAGGTGCTGGCTGACGGCTACGGGCAGCGCAACACCAAGGGCACCCTGCTTATGGCGCTCCTACGCGCCCTTTACGTGCAGTGCCGCTTCCATGGCTTCACCATCGACAAACGGTTGCAACGCGGGGTCGTGCCAGAGCTGGTCTATCCGCTTGCTCCTCGAAACATTATCCATTCATGGGTCGAAATCTTTCATGATGGTCAGTGGTTGAACCTTGAGGGCTTTATTCTGGATGCCCCTGTCCTCGCGGCTCTCCAAGGTGCCTTTCCTGAGCGCCAATCTCTCTGCGCCTACGGTGCGGGCACAGACTGCCTGCAGGACCCGAACGTCGAATGGCGAGAGGCCAGCACTTACATCCAAAAGACTGGCATCAACCACGACTTCGGCAAATTCGATGATCCTGACGCGTTCTATGAAAATCACAGGCAGTTGTCGGGTGTGAAGGGAGTTTTGTATCGCCTAATCGTGCGTCACTGGATGAATCACCGCGTCAAGAAAATGCGGATAGGCCATGTCCCAACGATCCCAGGGGGCGAGGCGAACCTTGTTCCGGTTCAATCAAACTTTCAAACGCGGGAGGCGATCTGA
- a CDS encoding cation transporter produces MAGCCGHDAKFDGVSDDYKRRLWIVIALNAIMFAVEMTAGHLAQSQALQADALDFAGDAMTYGISLAVIGASLRARTNAALFKGFSLLLMGLWVLGSTVYRVFYVGVPTAEIMGAVGFLALLTNLASVILLVRYKDGDANVRSVWLCSRNDAIGNVAVMFAALGVWGTATGWPDLIVATIMAGLFLSSSFQIVRQALVERREMIDHGHAEA; encoded by the coding sequence ATGGCAGGTTGCTGCGGACATGACGCCAAATTTGACGGCGTATCGGACGACTACAAACGACGACTTTGGATCGTTATTGCACTAAATGCGATAATGTTCGCTGTTGAAATGACGGCGGGCCACTTGGCGCAGTCACAGGCTTTGCAAGCCGATGCGCTAGACTTCGCGGGCGATGCAATGACCTACGGTATCTCTCTGGCCGTCATCGGGGCGTCACTTCGCGCCCGCACCAATGCCGCGCTGTTCAAAGGTTTCAGCCTTTTGCTCATGGGGCTTTGGGTCTTAGGATCGACAGTCTATCGCGTTTTTTATGTCGGGGTTCCCACAGCCGAGATTATGGGCGCTGTCGGTTTTCTGGCTTTGCTCACGAACCTTGCCAGTGTGATTTTACTGGTGCGCTACAAGGACGGTGACGCCAACGTGCGGTCCGTGTGGCTATGCTCGCGCAATGACGCCATCGGCAATGTCGCCGTCATGTTCGCAGCCTTGGGCGTCTGGGGGACAGCAACCGGCTGGCCTGACCTGATTGTCGCGACGATCATGGCGGGGCTTTTTCTGTCATCATCGTTCCAGATTGTGCGACAAGCGCTCGTGGAACGGAGGGAAATGATCGACCACGGGCACGCGGAGGCATGA
- a CDS encoding Crp/Fnr family transcriptional regulator: MSKIFIDLSIDFPELRIPTCFKNLYDPDHMIPTPFNLLPKTAVKSLEVQKGDHLFRDGDRTFGLFVAYDTTVHLVRVSEDGETIMIHRATPGTWFAEASLFSETYHCDAVAQQNGSVLIIDKTAVLKGLQEHDFAKGYWKILSVQIQQARQMREILAIRSAKDRVYAGVVAGLLIGTVIDFAATVSLTHEATYRALRELVSEGKLLNPRRGIYRLQHL; this comes from the coding sequence GTGAGTAAGATCTTCATTGATCTCTCCATCGATTTTCCAGAATTGCGGATACCAACCTGCTTCAAGAACCTATATGATCCTGATCATATGATACCGACGCCCTTCAACCTTTTGCCAAAGACGGCTGTAAAATCGTTAGAAGTGCAGAAGGGAGATCATCTGTTTCGCGACGGCGATCGGACGTTTGGTCTTTTTGTTGCCTATGATACCACCGTGCATTTGGTCCGGGTAAGCGAGGACGGCGAAACCATAATGATACATCGCGCGACGCCTGGAACGTGGTTTGCCGAGGCATCGCTTTTCTCTGAAACCTATCACTGTGATGCGGTGGCACAACAAAACGGAAGCGTGCTCATCATCGACAAAACAGCGGTCTTAAAGGGGCTTCAGGAGCATGACTTCGCGAAGGGATATTGGAAGATACTGTCTGTCCAAATTCAGCAGGCACGACAGATGCGTGAAATTCTTGCCATTCGGTCAGCCAAAGACAGAGTATACGCCGGGGTCGTAGCAGGGTTGCTGATCGGAACTGTCATCGACTTCGCGGCCACTGTTTCGCTGACCCATGAAGCCACATATCGCGCTTTGCGAGAATTGGTTTCTGAAGGCAAACTACTCAACCCCCGGAGAGGCATCTACAGACTGCAGCACCTTTGA
- a CDS encoding DUF411 domain-containing protein — MNRRHFIVGASGLLVAGPAVAQTAPLMQVAKTPTCGCCTAWVERMVDAGFSVEVEDVDQEVLWAMKDGLGITSDLSGCHTTLIGDYFVEGHVPAREIQRMLAEAPDARGLTVPGMPMGSPGMGAAGTGDPYEVLLVLNDGSTQVFASYA, encoded by the coding sequence ATGAACAGAAGGCATTTCATCGTAGGAGCGTCAGGATTGCTTGTGGCAGGTCCCGCAGTTGCGCAAACTGCACCCCTTATGCAAGTCGCTAAGACGCCAACTTGTGGCTGCTGCACGGCTTGGGTCGAACGGATGGTAGATGCCGGTTTTTCCGTCGAGGTTGAAGACGTCGATCAAGAGGTTCTTTGGGCCATGAAGGATGGCCTTGGCATCACGTCCGACCTGTCCGGTTGTCACACAACGCTCATAGGCGACTATTTTGTTGAGGGCCATGTTCCAGCCCGCGAAATTCAGCGTATGCTTGCCGAAGCGCCAGACGCACGTGGATTGACAGTTCCCGGAATGCCCATGGGCTCGCCTGGGATGGGTGCGGCGGGAACAGGTGACCCCTATGAAGTCTTGCTTGTCCTGAACGATGGTTCAACGCAGGTTTTCGCAAGCTACGCCTGA
- a CDS encoding response regulator: MIDMPHILVVDDHLEIRKSVSRYLERNGMRTSVAKDAEQMDTKLTEAKFDLIVLDIMMPGEDGLSACKRLHQTSKTPILMLTAMGDDDDRIAGLDGGADDYLSKPFNPKELLARINAILRRTQQIPEIEPFSGKKLRFAHLELDYDGRTLFDEDGNRTMLTTSELKLLTILLERPRAVFSRDQLLELSAGRVAGPLDRTIDNQISRLRRKIEQDVLRPRVIATIRNRGYSLTAEVEVME; the protein is encoded by the coding sequence ATGATCGATATGCCGCACATTCTGGTCGTTGATGACCACCTGGAAATCCGAAAGTCCGTTTCTCGCTATCTTGAGCGTAATGGGATGCGCACCTCTGTTGCCAAAGATGCAGAGCAGATGGACACGAAGCTGACTGAGGCGAAATTCGATCTCATCGTCTTGGACATCATGATGCCGGGAGAGGATGGATTGAGCGCTTGCAAGCGTCTTCACCAAACGTCGAAAACCCCTATCTTGATGCTGACCGCGATGGGCGATGATGATGATCGGATTGCTGGACTTGACGGTGGTGCGGATGACTACTTGTCAAAACCATTCAATCCTAAAGAATTGCTTGCGCGTATCAACGCCATCCTCCGGCGCACGCAACAGATTCCGGAAATCGAGCCCTTTTCCGGCAAAAAGCTCCGCTTTGCCCATCTGGAATTAGATTATGATGGGCGCACTCTTTTTGATGAAGATGGCAACAGGACGATGCTGACAACGAGTGAGTTGAAATTACTCACGATACTCTTGGAAAGACCGCGGGCGGTGTTCAGCCGCGACCAGCTTCTTGAACTCAGCGCGGGCAGGGTAGCCGGCCCGTTGGATCGGACGATTGACAATCAGATCAGTCGCTTGCGCCGCAAGATCGAGCAGGACGTATTGCGGCCTCGCGTCATCGCGACGATCAGAAATCGCGGCTATAGCCTTACCGCCGAAGTTGAGGTCATGGAGTGA
- a CDS encoding ATP-binding protein — MAWTLRTQIALLVLGVLFVAQALSLWFFVDERSLAVQAAIGAEAAGRAANVAQLVEGAPADLHARIIQAATSPLVRFDLSDVPSVAHGNHDDGGAVEARVRALLGDSYSRDIRVEVHEIEQGLLPLPNLSPEMAEMHAEMMQGSLAAIEMELSIALAGGDWLNVGTRFERPPLQWSTASNVSFVLTATLLLLASFWFLLTRLTGPLNTLADASERLGRGAGEGSLPVVGPKEVQDLTKAFNTMQDRLTRFVSDRTQMLAALAHDLRSPLTALRVRAEMVDDDETRASLVASGEEMQQMVDATLDFAKGVGQHEEVCPTDIHGLLSGLATDGLSLLSDQPLIVPAKPSAVRRALRNLIENAIHYGMEARVSWEVVDGYAKIQIDDQGPGIPENELEAVFGPYVRLETSRSHDTGGHGLGLSIARSIILEHGGSVTLTNRPQVGLRATVRLPFERNVKPHVSSADAPDTPRSKSDKRRALGVTTS; from the coding sequence ATGGCTTGGACACTAAGAACACAAATTGCGTTGCTGGTTTTGGGTGTGCTGTTTGTAGCCCAAGCGCTCAGTCTTTGGTTTTTTGTGGATGAACGATCGCTCGCGGTGCAAGCGGCGATTGGTGCTGAAGCGGCTGGCCGCGCTGCCAATGTTGCGCAGTTAGTCGAAGGGGCACCCGCCGATCTACATGCCCGGATCATTCAGGCGGCGACATCACCCTTGGTGAGATTTGACCTATCTGACGTGCCATCGGTTGCACACGGCAATCACGACGATGGAGGCGCCGTCGAGGCCCGCGTGCGCGCATTGCTCGGTGACAGCTACAGCCGTGATATTCGGGTTGAGGTTCATGAGATTGAACAAGGTTTGCTACCGTTACCAAACCTATCGCCTGAGATGGCCGAGATGCATGCAGAAATGATGCAGGGCAGTTTGGCCGCGATTGAAATGGAGCTATCCATCGCCTTAGCAGGTGGGGACTGGCTGAATGTCGGTACACGGTTTGAGCGGCCACCTTTGCAATGGTCGACCGCGTCTAACGTGTCCTTTGTGTTGACTGCAACGCTTCTGTTGCTTGCGAGCTTTTGGTTCCTTCTCACGCGATTGACTGGCCCGCTGAATACGTTGGCGGATGCCTCTGAGCGATTGGGACGCGGCGCCGGCGAGGGATCACTGCCTGTAGTAGGTCCCAAAGAGGTCCAGGATCTGACAAAGGCCTTTAACACGATGCAAGACCGCCTGACTCGGTTTGTTTCGGATCGCACACAAATGCTGGCCGCACTCGCCCATGATCTGCGATCGCCGCTGACGGCCCTCAGAGTGCGCGCAGAAATGGTTGACGATGATGAAACGCGCGCGTCTCTCGTGGCATCCGGTGAAGAGATGCAGCAGATGGTGGATGCAACGCTGGATTTCGCGAAAGGCGTTGGACAGCATGAAGAGGTCTGCCCAACAGATATTCACGGGCTACTCTCGGGATTGGCGACAGATGGTCTATCGCTCCTTTCGGACCAACCATTGATCGTACCTGCCAAACCAAGTGCTGTGCGACGCGCTCTTCGAAACCTGATCGAGAATGCCATTCACTATGGAATGGAAGCGCGTGTTTCTTGGGAAGTCGTCGATGGGTATGCTAAAATCCAAATTGACGATCAGGGTCCCGGAATTCCAGAGAATGAACTTGAGGCGGTATTTGGCCCCTATGTGAGACTTGAGACATCGCGATCGCATGATACTGGCGGTCATGGGCTCGGTTTGTCGATCGCAAGAAGTATCATCCTTGAACACGGCGGTTCAGTCACGCTCACGAACCGTCCACAGGTAGGGCTTCGCGCCACTGTGCGACTTCCATTTGAACGCAACGTAAAGCCCCATGTGTCCTCAGCTGATGCGCCCGATACGCCCCGATCGAAGAGTGACAAACGTCGCGCTCTTGGCGTGACAACATCGTAA
- a CDS encoding L,D-transpeptidase, producing the protein MSKKTQLLSRRTFVSGIGATALAAPSIVNAQALEKVRHNVASFQPHEWQDHFDAIGQGILLADTGSRFLQHWTADGEMRIYPTSVPFSEDLTRLGYTEVIDKKVAPGWGPTPAMRERNPEWPAYIEGGDPRNPLGSHALYLSWQYYRIHGTQDTRKIGRRSSNGCIGLYNEQIEEVFGRTPIGTQVKLL; encoded by the coding sequence ATGAGTAAGAAAACGCAACTTCTATCGCGCCGAACCTTTGTTTCAGGTATCGGCGCTACCGCCTTGGCGGCCCCTTCCATCGTGAACGCACAGGCATTGGAAAAAGTGAGACACAACGTGGCGTCGTTTCAGCCGCATGAATGGCAGGATCATTTTGACGCCATCGGCCAAGGCATTCTTTTGGCGGACACCGGATCACGTTTCCTGCAACATTGGACGGCCGATGGTGAGATGCGGATTTATCCAACATCAGTACCATTTTCTGAAGACTTGACCCGGCTCGGATACACGGAAGTGATCGACAAGAAAGTCGCGCCGGGGTGGGGCCCAACGCCAGCCATGCGTGAACGCAATCCTGAGTGGCCCGCCTATATCGAAGGAGGTGATCCACGCAATCCTCTGGGGTCACATGCTCTGTATCTGTCCTGGCAGTACTACCGCATTCACGGCACGCAGGATACACGCAAGATCGGACGCCGGTCTTCAAACGGATGTATCGGCCTCTACAATGAACAGATCGAAGAGGTGTTTGGCCGCACACCTATCGGCACACAGGTTAAGCTTCTCTGA
- a CDS encoding c-type cytochrome: MDKSALFIVTFFVVGGAGLVWQQMQPAPPVNGHSMTPANLSGLEVGDPIVEVNMPSELSANAQVGEQVFNVACAECHGTNAAGQNGIAPPLVHITYVPGHHGDASFLLAVRNGVRAHHWKFGNMPAVEGLTDGDVKMVVAYIRELQRANGIF, encoded by the coding sequence ATGGATAAATCTGCGTTGTTTATTGTCACCTTCTTTGTGGTCGGTGGCGCTGGACTTGTTTGGCAGCAGATGCAGCCAGCACCGCCAGTGAATGGCCATTCCATGACGCCTGCCAATCTGTCTGGTCTGGAAGTCGGTGATCCGATTGTTGAAGTGAATATGCCGTCGGAGCTTTCTGCAAATGCTCAAGTCGGTGAGCAAGTGTTTAACGTTGCCTGCGCCGAATGCCACGGTACGAATGCAGCAGGACAAAATGGGATCGCACCGCCATTGGTTCATATCACCTATGTACCCGGGCATCATGGCGACGCTTCATTTCTCCTCGCGGTCAGGAATGGGGTGAGAGCGCATCATTGGAAGTTCGGCAACATGCCCGCCGTTGAAGGTCTGACCGACGGTGATGTGAAGATGGTTGTCGCCTACATCCGCGAGCTCCAAAGAGCCAACGGCATATTTTAG
- a CDS encoding cytochrome c, with translation MRTGLVILTTASIIAATAALAHKGATGVVLERMQGMTALGDVVKKLTPMMRGRTPFDADQVRAGADVMVTHAGQQMTSLFPEGSVQPVSKVLPSVWEDWDEFVELAEQLELRAEGLKLSADVGLAASQADQAASMMGGGMMGSDQAPAMGGGMSGSGDMMTVDMFATMPTDTAFAAVAQTCSACHQKFRAEED, from the coding sequence ATGCGCACAGGACTGGTAATTCTGACGACAGCAAGCATCATCGCGGCAACGGCAGCTTTGGCACACAAAGGTGCAACCGGTGTCGTGTTGGAGCGGATGCAAGGCATGACCGCTTTGGGTGATGTCGTTAAAAAGCTGACCCCAATGATGCGTGGCCGGACACCTTTTGATGCAGATCAGGTGCGCGCCGGTGCAGATGTGATGGTCACACATGCGGGCCAACAAATGACCAGCCTGTTTCCAGAAGGTTCGGTTCAACCAGTCTCAAAAGTGTTGCCATCTGTTTGGGAAGACTGGGACGAGTTCGTAGAGCTGGCCGAACAGTTGGAGTTGCGTGCAGAAGGTCTGAAGTTGAGTGCCGACGTTGGTTTGGCTGCGAGCCAAGCTGATCAAGCGGCTTCAATGATGGGTGGCGGCATGATGGGATCCGATCAGGCGCCCGCAATGGGCGGTGGTATGAGTGGCTCAGGCGACATGATGACAGTCGATATGTTCGCGACCATGCCAACAGACACAGCATTTGCTGCAGTTGCGCAAACATGTTCTGCGTGTCACCAAAAATTCCGCGCCGAGGAGGACTAG
- a CDS encoding c-type cytochrome, producing the protein MFRWVVGAGLLAGVGTVAATIVWPIGKEVEEIALFGDVNKGAYLARASGCIACHTNAEEGGAPLAGGAPLKTDFGTFYPPNLTTDSDYGMGSWSAEDFARAVRQGISPNGEPYYPTFTYPFYANFSDQDIADLWVAFQTVPPVAEAAPEHDVFFPFDQRWGLKLWRAAFLATPDTAPEPDKSDAWNRGKVLVNGATHCAACHTPRNVVGARIISERFSGNADLPVGGKAPSILSSDLLAEGWTADDLAYALRSGITPSGDVFGGSMAEVVQFGTRFLTDDDLNAMATYIMDSDT; encoded by the coding sequence ATATTTCGTTGGGTTGTCGGGGCAGGTTTGCTTGCCGGCGTCGGAACAGTGGCTGCTACGATCGTTTGGCCGATTGGCAAGGAAGTTGAAGAGATTGCATTGTTCGGCGATGTGAATAAGGGTGCCTACCTCGCACGTGCGAGCGGATGTATCGCGTGCCATACGAATGCGGAAGAGGGCGGTGCACCTCTCGCAGGAGGAGCACCTCTCAAAACAGACTTCGGCACGTTCTATCCGCCGAATTTGACCACCGATTCTGACTACGGGATGGGAAGTTGGTCAGCCGAAGATTTTGCGCGTGCGGTCCGTCAGGGCATCTCGCCCAACGGCGAACCTTATTATCCGACCTTCACCTATCCCTTTTATGCAAACTTCTCGGATCAGGATATTGCAGACCTTTGGGTCGCGTTTCAAACGGTGCCACCAGTGGCTGAAGCCGCACCCGAGCACGATGTTTTCTTCCCGTTTGACCAACGATGGGGTCTCAAGCTTTGGCGGGCTGCTTTCTTGGCCACCCCGGATACCGCCCCTGAACCGGACAAGAGTGATGCTTGGAATCGAGGCAAAGTGCTCGTCAACGGGGCGACACATTGTGCAGCCTGCCATACACCAAGGAATGTTGTAGGCGCACGGATCATATCCGAGCGTTTTTCAGGCAACGCCGATCTGCCCGTCGGTGGAAAGGCGCCTTCGATACTTTCAAGTGACCTTTTGGCGGAAGGTTGGACCGCAGACGACCTCGCCTATGCACTGCGCTCAGGCATTACCCCGTCGGGTGATGTCTTTGGCGGATCTATGGCAGAGGTAGTTCAATTTGGCACAAGGTTCCTAACCGATGATGATTTGAACGCGATGGCGACGTACATCATGGACAGCGATACCTAG